One window of Branchiostoma lanceolatum isolate klBraLanc5 chromosome 8, klBraLanc5.hap2, whole genome shotgun sequence genomic DNA carries:
- the LOC136440500 gene encoding neuronal acetylcholine receptor subunit alpha-3-like, with amino-acid sequence MRIALDFFVFTIFLSWMPDSFGQDAAFALKSSLLSNYDKSLRPVKSASTAVNVDFDMSLRQIIDLAEKEQTFRLNVWLRLYWDDEYLTWNASDHGGVEYLTIHSSEVWRPDIFLYNNIAETYGAVPTITDVTVTSAGRVTYLQPAIFTSACPVTIERFPFDKQECELEFGSWIYTGAKINLSLINPYADRSVFTQNEEWILNEVPMQRRVSLYSCCPEPYVTIIVNMQLERRSFFYIFNMVLPCIILMILNVFGFYIPPDSGERLGFFMTILLALVVFLQVLSDSLPKTSTTTPQLGWFFAATIWLVGFSCLASIVVIRLSCNSPPSRPLPRWLRLLLLRYLARLFCMNTIAEEKHVVHPIKEGVDNPAILIDDEEAVEQKNSAILELDLSLREISRYIRGLVHKAQEKKEEEDDQDEWKMAALVLDRALLFVVGLGRQEPAVALKASLLASYDKSLRPVKAASTPVNVDFDISLKQLIDLYWDDEYLTWNASDHGGVESLTIQSADVWRPDIFLYNNIAETYGALGTVTDLTVTSTGRVTYLLPAIFTSACPVDITRFPFDKQDCVLEFGSWIYPGDLVNISLVKSSADITGYTNSEEWILRGAPMERKVAYYSCCPEPYVSILFTLQLERRSFFYIFNMVLPCIILIVLNVFGFYIPPDSGERLGFFMTILLALVVFLQVLSGSLPATSTTTPQLGQFFAATIALVGFSCLASIVVIRLSCNSPPSRPLPRWIRLLLLRYLARLFCMNTIAEEQNEVTPIKDGVQILAIKDSEDIKDSEEGTVQNSPSSTHILQLREMLRHIRDFVLQSGEKKQEEADQDEWKVAALVLDRALMFLTGLGSIIVCLILLQ; translated from the exons ATGAGGATCGCGTTGGACTTCTTCGTCTTCACAATATTTTTATCATGGATGCCCG ATTCCTTCGGCCAAGATGCGGCCTTTGCCCTAAAGTCGTCTCTCTTGTCCAACTACGACAAAAGTTTGCGGCCGGTCAAGTCAGCGTCTACAGCTGTGAACGTGGACTTCGACATGTCCCTCCGACAGATAATAGATCTG GCAGAAAAAGAGCAAACATTTCGACTCAACGTGTGGCTGCGCCTG TACTGGGATGATGAGTACTTGACGTGGAACGCCTCAGACCACGGTGGTGTGGAATATCTAACTATTCACTCATCCGAGGTTTGGAGGCCTGACATCTTCCTCTACAACAA CATAGCCGAGACCTATGGGGCCGTACCCACCATCACTGACGTCACCGTCACCAGTGCAGGGCGGGTGACGTACCTCCAGCCCGCCATCTTTACCAGCGCATGTCCAGTGACGATTGAAAGATTTCCATTTGACAAACAG GAATGCGAACTGGAGTTTGGGTCTTGGATCTACACAGGCGCCAAAATAAACCTGTCTCTGATAAACCCCTACGCGGACCGTTCAGTCTTCACCCAGAACGAGGAATGGATCCTCAATGAAGTGCCAATGCAACGACgg GTGTCCCTCTACTCCTGCTGCCCTGAGCCCTACGTCACCATCATCGTCAACATGCAACTCGAGCGCCGGTCCTTCTTCTACATCTTCAACATGGTTCTGCCCTGCATTATCCTGATGATCCTCAACGTGTTCGGGTTCTACATCCCCCCTGACAGCGGGGAGCGGCTGGGCTTCTTCATGACCATCCTGCTGGCTCTCGTCGTCTTTCTGCAGGTCCTCTCAGACTCCCTGCCCAAAACTTCAACAACTACTCCGCAGTTGG GTTGGTTCTTCGCTGCCACCATCTGGCTTGTGGGCTTCTCGTGCCTGGCCTCCATCGTGGTGATCCGCCTGTCCTGCAACAGCCCGCCCTCCCGCCCGCTGCCCCGCTGGCTCCGTCTGCTTCTGCTGCGCTACCTGGCTCGCCTCTTCTGTATGAACACCATCGCGGAGGAGAAACACGTGGTTCATCCCATCAAAGAGGGCGTCGACAACCCAGCCATCCTTATTGACGATGAAGAAGCGGTCGAACAGAAGAACTCAGCAATTCTCGAGCTCGATCTCTCTCTCCGTGAGATTTCGCGCTACATCCGAGGATTAGTTCACAAGGCGCAGGAGAAGAAAGAGGAAGAGGATGACCAGGACGAGTGGAAGATGGCGGCTCTTGTGCTGGACAGGGCTCTGCTGTTTGTCGTTGGCCTGGGAA GACAGGAGCCGGCTGTGGCCTTGAAGGCGTCCCTCCTAGCCAGTTACGACAAGAGCCTGCGTCCGGTGAAGGCGGCGTCCACTCCCGTTAACGTGGACTTTGACATCTCGCTCAAACAGCTCATTGACCTG TACTGGGACGATGAGTACCTGACCTGGAACGCTTCAGACCACGGTGGTGTGGAGTCCTTAACCATTCAGTCGGCCGACGTTTGGAGGCCTGACATCTTCCTCTACAACAA CATAGCCGAGACCTACGGGGCCTTGGGAACCGTAACGGACCTCACGGTGACCAGCACGGGGCGTGTGACGTACCTACTACCAGCCATCTTTACCAGCGCATGCCCAGTGGACATTACGAGGTTTCCGTTCGATAAGCAG GACTGCGTGTTAGAGTTTGGTTCCTGGATCTACCCCGGCGATCTTGTGAACATCTCTCTCGTCAAATCCAGCGCGGATATAACTGGCTATACAAACAGCGAGGAATGGATCCTCAGGGGAGCACCGATGGAGAGGAAG GTGGCCTACTACTCCTGCTGCCCCGAGCCCTACGTCAGCATTCTCTTCACCCTACAACTTGAGCGCCGGTCCTTCTTCTACATCTTTAACATGGTGCTGCCGTGCATCATCCTGATAGTACTGAACGTATTCGGGTTCTACATCCCCCCGGACAGCGGGGAGCGGCTGGGCTTCTTCATGACCATCCTGTTGGCTCTCGTCGTCTTCCTGCAGGTTTTGTCGGGATCCTTACCAGCAACGTCAACAACTACTCCACAACTGG GTCAGTTCTTCGCCGCCACCATCGCGCTGGTGGGCTTCTCGTGCCTGGCCTCCATCGTGGTGATCCGCCTGTCCTGCAACAGCCCGCCCTCCCGCCCGCTGCCCCGCTGGATCCGTCTGCTTCTGCTGCGCTACCTGGCTCGCCTCTTCTGTATGAACACCATCGCGGAGGAGCAAAATGAAGTCACTCCCATCAAAGACGGCGTTCAAATTCTCGCCATCAAAGATAGCGAAGACATCAAAGATAGCGAAGAAGGAACCGTGCAGAACTCGCCATCTTCCACCCACATTCTCCAACTCCGTGAGATGCTACGTCACATCCGGGACTTCGTCCTTCAGAGTGGGGAGAAAAAGCAAGAAGAGGCTGACCAGGACGAGTGGAAGGTGGCCGCCCTGGTGCTGGACCGGGCTCTGATGTTTCTCACCGGCCTGGGAAGCATCATTGTTTGTCTGATTCTGCTCCAATAA
- the LOC136440862 gene encoding neuronal acetylcholine receptor subunit alpha-10-like, translated as MRTSVIILALVTLIIVPEIRCQQVGEALKTHLLTNYNKYLRPVTNETQTIDVTFGVALRQIIDLKEKEQTFRINIWLRLFWTDYMLAWNASDWGGVSSVTVHSSEIWRPDIFLYNNIGDSYGNVDAITSIIISSTGAVSYYQPAIFESACRVNVGSFPFDTQECELEFGSWIYTGNAVDFHNNANDTDQASYIENEEFVLKSAPLSRRVGYYACCPEPYPTMVINFYLERRSFFYIFNMVLPCIILMALNWFGFYIPPDSGERLGFFMTILLALVVFLQVLSDILPRTSQTTPLLGVFFAATIGLVGFSCLVSIVIIRLSCNSPPTRPVPRWMRVVLLHGMARLFCMTNIYNEDNSNKVTPTGGVEADDLVIERVVSNGHVINGDVDTPYTRTTNGRREAGNDQSVLTVLRGLAAQVTKHFKTLGEKADEEGFQDDWKMVALVLDRFFLWVVGAATIAVIVCLFFVRY; from the exons ATGAGGACCAGTGTGATCATACTTGCTCTGGTAACGCTGATAATTGTGCCAG AAATACGGTGTCAACAAGTTGGCGAGGCCCTGAAGACCCATTTGCTGACAAACTATAACAAGTACCTCCGGCCGGTGACCAACGAAACCCAGACGATTGACGTGACCTTTGGCGTAGCACTGCGACAAATCATCGACTTG AAAGAGAAAGAGCAGACGTTCCGAATCAACATCTGGCTACGATTG TTCTGGACAGACTACATGCTGGCGTGGAACGCTTCCGACTGGGGAGGTGTGTCTTCAGTGACCGTACACTCCTCCGAGATCTGGCGACCGGACATATTCCTCTACAACAA TATTGGTGATTCCTACGGCAATGTGGACGCGATCACCAGCATTATCATCTCCAGCACCGGGGCAGTTTCCTACTATCAACCTGCCATCTTTGAAAGCGCCTGCCGGGTTAATGTCGGGAGCTTTCCGTTTGACACCCAG GAATGTGAGTTGGAGTTCGGGTCGTGGATTTACACCGGCAATGCTGTGGATTTCCACAACAATGCCAACGATACCGACCAGGCTAGTTACATCGAAAATGAGGAGTTTGTACTCAAAAGCGCCCCGCTGTCAAGAAGG GTTGGTTACTACGCCTGCTGCCCCGAGCCGTATCCTACAATGGTCATCAACTTCTACTTGGAAAGGCGGTCCTTCTTCTACATCTTTAACATGGTTCTGCCGTGCATAATCCTGATGGCACTGAACTGGTTCGGGTTCTACATCCCCCCGGACAGCGGGGAGCGGCTGGGCTTCTTCATGACCATCCTGCTGGCTCTCGTCGTCTTTCTGCAGGTCCTTTCAGACATCTTGCCCAGAACATCACAAACCACTCCGCTCCTCG GGGTGTTCTTCGCTGCCACAATCGGACTGGTCGGCTTCTCGTGCCTGGTCTCCATCGTCATCATCAGGTTGTCCTGCAACAGCCCGCCGACCCGCCCCGTGCCCCGCTGGATGCGTGTGGTCCTGCTGCACGGCATGGCTCGACTCTTCTGCATGACCAACATCTACAATGAAGACAACTCCAACAAAGTCACCCCCACCGGCGGAGTGGAAGCGGACGACCTTGTCATCGAGAGGGTGGTTAGCAATGGCCACGTCATCAACGGAGATGTGGACACCCCTTACACCAGGACCACCAACGGGCGGCGTGAGGCGGGCAACGACCAGTCAGTCCTGACCGTCCTACGCGGGCTCGCCGCTCAAGTCACCAAACACTTCAAGACTCTCGGAGAGAAGGCCGACGAGGAAGGGTTCCAGGACGACTGGAAGATGGTGGCTCTCGTTCTGGACCGGTTCTTCCTCTGGGTTGTGGGGGCAGCAACCATTGCCGTCATAGTGTGTCTGTTCTTTGTCAGATACTGA
- the LOC136440505 gene encoding neuronal acetylcholine receptor subunit alpha-10-like has protein sequence MAPINKGGVGDSVGQNAAVSLKASLLSNYDKSLRPVKSASTAVNVDFDISVKQIIELYWDDELLTWNASEHDGVDTLIIHSSEIWRPDIFLYNNIAETYGAIPAITDVKVTSAGRVTYLQPAIFDSACPVGIERFPFDKQECELEFGSWMYARSKLNLSLVSPFADRRVFTINEEWILKGMPMEKRVTLYPCCPEPFTTAVLTVQLERRSFFYMFNMVLPCIVLMILNVIGFYIPPDSGERLGFFMTILLALVVFLQVLASSLPKTSTTVPQLGQFFAATIALVGFSCLASIVVIRLSCSSPPSRPLPRWLRLLLLRYLARLFCMNTIAEEKHVVHPVKEGVDNRVIRDHDDEQKNSTLLSLNEILRYCREFSNWANVKQEEEEDQDEWKMAALVLDRALMVVVGFSTFVVCVTLLH, from the exons ATGGCACCCATCAACAAGGGGGGCGTCGGTG ACTCCGTCGGCCAAAATGCGGCAGTGTCCTTGAAGGCGTCCCTCTTGTCCAACTATGACAAAAGTTTGCGGCCGGTCAAGTCAGCGTCTACAGCTGTGAACGTGGACTTCGACATCTCCGTGAAACAGATCATTGAACTG TACTGGGACGATGAGTTGCTGACGTGGAACGCCTCAGAGCATGACGGCGTGGACACGTTAATTATCCATTCCTCGGAAATTTGGAGACCCGACATCTTTCTTTATAACAA CATAGCCGAGACATACGGGGCCATACCCGCTATCACTGACGTCAAAGTGACCAGTGCAGGGCGAGTGACGTACCtccagcccgccatctttgacAGCGCATGCCCAGTGGGTATTGAAAGATTTCCGTTTGACAAGCAG GAATGTGAGCTGGAATTTGGGTCGTGGATGTACGCACGCAGCAAACTCAACCTGTCTCTAGTCAGCCCCTTTGCGGACCGCAGGGTTTTCACCATAAACGAAGAATGGATTCTTAAAGGGATGCCAATGGAAAAACGG GTGACCCTCTACCCCTGCTGTCCGGAACCCTTCACCACCGCTGTTCTCACCGTCCAACTGGAGCGCCGGTCCTTCTTCTACATGTTCAACATGGTTCTGCCGTGCATCGTCCTGATGATTCTCAACGTCATAGGGTTCTACATCCCCCCGGACAGCGGGGAGCGGCTGGGCTTCTTCATGACCATCCTGCTGGCTCTCGTCGTCTTTCTGCAGGTCTTAGCGAGCTCTCTGCCCAAAACGTCAACAACTGTTCCGCAACTGG GTCAGTTCTTCGCCGCCACCATCGCGCTGGTGGGCTTCTCGTGCCTGGCCTCCATCGTGGTGATCCGCCTGTCCTGCAGCAGCCCGCCCTCCCGCCCGCTGCCCCGCTGGCTCCGTCTGCTTCTGCTGCGCTACCTGGCTCGCCTCTTCTGTATGAACACCATTGCGGAGGAGAAACACGTTGTTCACCCCGTCAAAGAGGGCGTCGATAACCGTGTCATCCGTGATCACGACGACGAACAGAAGAACTCAACTCTTCTCTCGCTCAACGAGATTTTGCGCTACTGCCGGGAATTCTCTAACTGGGCAAATGTGAagcaggaggaagaggaggaccAGGACGAGTGGAAGATGGCGGCTCTCGTGCTGGACAGGGCTCTGATGGTTGTCGTTGGTTTCTCCACTTTCGTCGTTTGTGTAACCCTGTTACATTAG